The nucleotide window CGGCTGGCGTGGTCTGTCATGATCGGGAGAAGCAGGTCAGAGACTTCTCCCTACGCCCTCACGCCCCTATGTGTGGGACGTGAGCGGGGGCTGCCCCTGTCTTAGACAAGGTTTGCTTCGGCAAATTCATAGTTGGCGAGCTTGTCGAGGAAGTTGGTGACATAGTCAGGGCGACGGTTGCGGAAGTCGACATAATAGCTGTGTTCCCAAACGTCGAGGCTCAGCAGGGCCTTGCCTTCGCCGGTGGCCAGCGGGTTGACACCGTTCGGGGTCTTGGTAACGGCGAGCGTGCCGTCGGCTTTCTGGATCAGCCATGCCCAACCGGAGCCGAACTGCGTGGTTGCTGCGGTCTTGAAGTCTGCCTTGAACTGGTCAACGGAGCCGAAGGCTTCGATCAGCTTGGCTTCCAGCTTGCCCGGGACGCCGCCGCCATTCGGGGACAGGGCGTTCCAGAAATGAATGTGGTTCCAGTGCTGACCAGCCTGGTTGAAGACACCGGCGCGGGCGTCGTTGCCATAGGTCAGAGCGATGATCTCTTCCAGAGACTTGCCTTGAAGATCAGCATTGGCTTCAACGAAACCGTTGAGGGCCGAGACATAAGCCTGATGATGCTTGCCATGGTGCAGTTCAAGGGTCTCCTGGCTCATGCCAGCGGCTGCGAGTGCGGAATGGGAATAAGGAAGAGCGGGAAGTTCAAATGCCATTGGTTTTCTCCTTTGATTAGCCCGAACTTGCGTTACCGGGTTTGTTCTGATATTAAAACAAGTAAATTCTTTGAAAAAGAAATGTACCATGCGGGCGAATATGTCAAGTAAAAACTTGGAAAAAAGAAAGGCCTCCGCCGGATTGGCTGCGGAGCGGGTGTTGATGGCCCTTAAGACGAATGGCGCCATGACATCTGCCCAGATGGGGACGCGGCTCGAAACCACGGCGGAAGGCGCGCGTCAGCATTTGAGTCGATTGTGCGAGGAAGGGCTGGTGAGCGAAGAACGGCGGGCAGAAGGGCGTGGGCGTCC belongs to uncultured Cohaesibacter sp. and includes:
- a CDS encoding superoxide dismutase; amino-acid sequence: MAFELPALPYSHSALAAAGMSQETLELHHGKHHQAYVSALNGFVEANADLQGKSLEEIIALTYGNDARAGVFNQAGQHWNHIHFWNALSPNGGGVPGKLEAKLIEAFGSVDQFKADFKTAATTQFGSGWAWLIQKADGTLAVTKTPNGVNPLATGEGKALLSLDVWEHSYYVDFRNRRPDYVTNFLDKLANYEFAEANLV